A portion of the Chromatiales bacterium 21-64-14 genome contains these proteins:
- a CDS encoding integrase, translated as MEITLHREPWNKGKLVGQKSPLKPKDIWVIRIHLQNAHQVRHLVMFNLAIDSKLRGCDLVHLRVRDITHGNQILARAMVVQRKTQRPVQFELTEPTRTSVAAWIERGHLKSEQYLFPSCLPKSPHVSTRQYARIVHQWVATAGLDATFYGTHTMQRTKATLIYKRTKNLRSVQLLLGHTKLESTVRYLGIEVDDALEISEQTEI; from the coding sequence ATGGAAATCACTCTACACCGGGAGCCCTGGAACAAAGGCAAGCTGGTTGGCCAGAAGTCGCCACTCAAACCAAAGGATATTTGGGTCATCCGAATCCATCTGCAAAATGCCCATCAGGTGCGGCATCTTGTCATGTTCAATCTCGCGATTGACAGCAAATTACGCGGCTGCGATCTCGTCCATCTGCGGGTGCGCGACATCACGCACGGTAACCAGATTTTGGCCCGGGCGATGGTCGTGCAGCGCAAGACGCAACGGCCCGTTCAGTTCGAACTGACCGAGCCGACCCGGACTTCGGTTGCTGCGTGGATCGAAAGGGGGCATCTAAAGTCTGAGCAGTACCTGTTCCCCAGCTGTCTCCCGAAATCGCCGCATGTTTCGACTCGGCAGTATGCCAGGATCGTGCATCAGTGGGTTGCCACAGCCGGACTCGACGCGACGTTCTACGGTACGCATACGATGCAGAGAACGAAAGCGACGTTGATCTATAAGCGAACCAAAAACCTCCGATCCGTTCAACTTCTGCTCGGGCATACCAAGCTGGAGAGTACCGTCCGATACCTGGGCATTGAGGTCGATGACGCCTTGGAGATCTCGGAGCAGACTGAGATTTAG